In Ailuropoda melanoleuca isolate Jingjing chromosome 11, ASM200744v2, whole genome shotgun sequence, a genomic segment contains:
- the CCNL2 gene encoding cyclin-L2 isoform X6, whose protein sequence is MNDSLRTDVFVRFQPESIACACIYLAARTLEIPLPNRPHWFLLFGATEEEIQEICLKILQLYTRKKVDLTHLESEVEKRRHAIEEAKAQAKGLLPAGAQVLDSTSGFSPAPKLAESPKEGKGNKPSPLSVKNTKRKTEGVKKVKADSPVNGLPKGRGSRSRSGSREQSYSRSPSRSASPKRRKSDSGSTSGGSKSQSRSRSRSDSPPRQAHRGAPYKGSKVRSYRKSKDCKYPTQKPHKSRSRSSSRSRSRSRERADNSGKYKKKSHYYRDQRRERSRSYERTSHRYERDHPGHSRHRR, encoded by the exons ATGAATGACAGCCTTCGCACAGATGTCTTCGTGAGGTTCCAACCTGAGAGCATCGCCTGTGCCTGCATTTATCTTGCTGCCCGAACACTGGAG ATCCCTTTGCCCAATCGTCCCcattggtttcttttgtttggagcaactgaagaagaaattcaagaaatCTGCTTAAAAATCCTGCAGCTTTATACTCGGAAAAAG GTTGATCTGACACACCTTGAAAGTGAAGTTGAGAAGAGAAGGCACGCCATTGAAGAGGCCAAGGCACAAGCTAAGGGCCTGCTGCCTGCTGGCGCCCAGGTTCTGGACAGCACTTCAGGGTTCTCACCTGCCCCCAAGCTGG CAGAATCCCCCAAAGAAGGTAAAGGAAACAAGCCTTCCCCGCTCTCTGTGAAGAACACCAAGAGGAAAACGGAGGGCGTGAAGAAAGTAAAGGCTGACAGCCCGGTGAATGG CTTGCCAAAGGGGCGAGGGAGTCGAAGTCGGAGTGGGAGTCGTGAGCAGAGCTACTCAAGGTCCCCATCACGATCCGCTTCTCCTAAGAGGAG AAAAAGTGACAGTGGCTCCACATCTGGCGGGTCCAAGTCACAGAGCCGCTCACGGAGCAGGAGTGACTCCCCACCGAGACAGGCGCACAGAGGCGCTCCCTACAAAGGCTCCAAGGTGAGGAGCTACCGGAAGTCTAAGGACTGCAAGTACCCCACCCAGAAGCCACACAAGTCCCGGAGTCGGAGCTCCTCTCGTTCTCGAAGCCGCTCACGGGAGCGGGCAGATAATTCCgggaaatacaagaaaaaaagtcattattatAGAGATCAGCGAAGGGAGCGTTCTCGGTCTTACGAGCGAACAAGCCATCGCTACGAGCGGGATCACCCTGGGCACAGCAGGCATCGGAGGTGA
- the CCNL2 gene encoding cyclin-L2 isoform X3, whose translation MAAAAATVAAGAPGPAVPAAAACTPGSGNAAPGSQGMLIGDRLYSGVLITLENCLLPDDKLRFTPSMSSGLDTDTETDLRVVGCELIQAAGILLRLPQVAMATGQVLFQRFFYTKSFVKHSMEHVSMACVHLASKIEEAPRRIRDVINVFHRLRHLREKKKPVPLLLDQDYVNLKNQIIKAERRVLKELGFCVHVKHPHKIIVMYLQVLECERNQHLVQTSWNYMNDSLRTDVFVRFQPESIACACIYLAARTLEIPLPNRPHWFLLFGATEEEIQEICLKILQLYTRKKVDLTHLESEVEKRRHAIEEAKAQAKGLLPAGAQVLDSTSGFSPAPKLESPKEGKGNKPSPLSVKNTKRKTEGVKKVKADSPVNGLPKGRGSRSRSGSREQSYSRSPSRSASPKRRKSDSGSTSGGSKSQSRSRSRSDSPPRQAHRGAPYKGSKVRSYRKSKDCKYPTQKPHKSRSRSSSRSRSRSRERADNSGKYKKKSHYYRDQRRERSRSYERTSHRYERDHPGHSRHRR comes from the exons atggcggcggcggcggcgacggtCGCGGCCGGGGCTCCGGGACCGGCGGTTCCCGCGGCAGCGGCCTGCACCCCTGGCTCGGGGAACGCAGCCCCCGGGTCGCAGGGGATGTTGATCGGGGACCGGCTGTACTCCGGGGTGCTCATCACCTTGGAGAACTGCCTCCTGCCTGACGACAAGCTCCGCTTCACGCCGTCCATGTCGAGTGGCCTCGACACCGACACGGAGACCGACCTCCGCGTGGTGGGCTGCGAGCTCATCCAGGCGGCCGGCATCCTGCTCCGCCTGCCGCAG GTGGCTATGGCTACCGGGCAGGTGCTGTTCCAGCGGTTTTTCTACACCAAGTCTTTTGTGAAGCATTCCATGGAG CATGTGTCAATGGCTTGTGTTCACCTGGCCTCCAAAATAGAGGAGGCTCCAAGACGGATCCGGGATGTCATCAATGTGTTTCATCGCCTTCGGcatctgagagagaaaaa GAAACCTGTGCCTCTACTATTGGATCAAGATTATGTTAACTTAAAGAATCAAATTATAAAGGCAGAAAGACGAGTTCTCAAAGAGCTGGGTTTCTGTGTCCACGTGAAGCACCCTCACAAG ATAATCGTTATGTACCTTCAGGTGTTAGAGTGTGAGCGTAACCAGCACCTGGTCCAGACGTCATG GAATTACATGAATGACAGCCTTCGCACAGATGTCTTCGTGAGGTTCCAACCTGAGAGCATCGCCTGTGCCTGCATTTATCTTGCTGCCCGAACACTGGAG ATCCCTTTGCCCAATCGTCCCcattggtttcttttgtttggagcaactgaagaagaaattcaagaaatCTGCTTAAAAATCCTGCAGCTTTATACTCGGAAAAAG GTTGATCTGACACACCTTGAAAGTGAAGTTGAGAAGAGAAGGCACGCCATTGAAGAGGCCAAGGCACAAGCTAAGGGCCTGCTGCCTGCTGGCGCCCAGGTTCTGGACAGCACTTCAGGGTTCTCACCTGCCCCCAAGCTGG AATCCCCCAAAGAAGGTAAAGGAAACAAGCCTTCCCCGCTCTCTGTGAAGAACACCAAGAGGAAAACGGAGGGCGTGAAGAAAGTAAAGGCTGACAGCCCGGTGAATGG CTTGCCAAAGGGGCGAGGGAGTCGAAGTCGGAGTGGGAGTCGTGAGCAGAGCTACTCAAGGTCCCCATCACGATCCGCTTCTCCTAAGAGGAG AAAAAGTGACAGTGGCTCCACATCTGGCGGGTCCAAGTCACAGAGCCGCTCACGGAGCAGGAGTGACTCCCCACCGAGACAGGCGCACAGAGGCGCTCCCTACAAAGGCTCCAAGGTGAGGAGCTACCGGAAGTCTAAGGACTGCAAGTACCCCACCCAGAAGCCACACAAGTCCCGGAGTCGGAGCTCCTCTCGTTCTCGAAGCCGCTCACGGGAGCGGGCAGATAATTCCgggaaatacaagaaaaaaagtcattattatAGAGATCAGCGAAGGGAGCGTTCTCGGTCTTACGAGCGAACAAGCCATCGCTACGAGCGGGATCACCCTGGGCACAGCAGGCATCGGAGGTGA
- the CCNL2 gene encoding cyclin-L2 isoform X7 — MAAAAATVAAGAPGPAVPAAAACTPGSGNAAPGSQGMLIGDRLYSGVLITLENCLLPDDKLRFTPSMSSGLDTDTETDLRVVGCELIQAAGILLRLPQVAMATGQVLFQRFFYTKSFVKHSMEHVSMACVHLASKIEEAPRRIRDVINVFHRLRHLREKKKPVPLLLDQDYVNLKNQIIKAERRVLKELGFCVHVKHPHKIIVMYLQVLECERNQHLVQTSWVASEGK, encoded by the exons atggcggcggcggcggcgacggtCGCGGCCGGGGCTCCGGGACCGGCGGTTCCCGCGGCAGCGGCCTGCACCCCTGGCTCGGGGAACGCAGCCCCCGGGTCGCAGGGGATGTTGATCGGGGACCGGCTGTACTCCGGGGTGCTCATCACCTTGGAGAACTGCCTCCTGCCTGACGACAAGCTCCGCTTCACGCCGTCCATGTCGAGTGGCCTCGACACCGACACGGAGACCGACCTCCGCGTGGTGGGCTGCGAGCTCATCCAGGCGGCCGGCATCCTGCTCCGCCTGCCGCAG GTGGCTATGGCTACCGGGCAGGTGCTGTTCCAGCGGTTTTTCTACACCAAGTCTTTTGTGAAGCATTCCATGGAG CATGTGTCAATGGCTTGTGTTCACCTGGCCTCCAAAATAGAGGAGGCTCCAAGACGGATCCGGGATGTCATCAATGTGTTTCATCGCCTTCGGcatctgagagagaaaaa GAAACCTGTGCCTCTACTATTGGATCAAGATTATGTTAACTTAAAGAATCAAATTATAAAGGCAGAAAGACGAGTTCTCAAAGAGCTGGGTTTCTGTGTCCACGTGAAGCACCCTCACAAG ATAATCGTTATGTACCTTCAGGTGTTAGAGTGTGAGCGTAACCAGCACCTGGTCCAGACGTCATG GGTAGCCTCTGAGGGTAAGTGA
- the CCNL2 gene encoding cyclin-L2 isoform X1, which produces MAAAAATVAAGAPGPAVPAAAACTPGSGNAAPGSQGMLIGDRLYSGVLITLENCLLPDDKLRFTPSMSSGLDTDTETDLRVVGCELIQAAGILLRLPQVAMATGQVLFQRFFYTKSFVKHSMEHVSMACVHLASKIEEAPRRIRDVINVFHRLRHLREKKKPVPLLLDQDYVNLKNQIIKAERRVLKELGFCVHVKHPHKIIVMYLQVLECERNQHLVQTSWNYMNDSLRTDVFVRFQPESIACACIYLAARTLEIPLPNRPHWFLLFGATEEEIQEICLKILQLYTRKKVDLTHLESEVEKRRHAIEEAKAQAKGLLPAGAQVLDSTSGFSPAPKLAESPKEGKGNKPSPLSVKNTKRKTEGVKKVKADSPVNGLPKGRGSRSRSGSREQSYSRSPSRSASPKRRKSDSGSTSGGSKSQSRSRSRSDSPPRQAHRGAPYKGSKVRSYRKSKDCKYPTQKPHKSRSRSSSRSRSRSRERADNSGKYKKKSHYYRDQRRERSRSYERTSHRYERDHPGHSRHRR; this is translated from the exons atggcggcggcggcggcgacggtCGCGGCCGGGGCTCCGGGACCGGCGGTTCCCGCGGCAGCGGCCTGCACCCCTGGCTCGGGGAACGCAGCCCCCGGGTCGCAGGGGATGTTGATCGGGGACCGGCTGTACTCCGGGGTGCTCATCACCTTGGAGAACTGCCTCCTGCCTGACGACAAGCTCCGCTTCACGCCGTCCATGTCGAGTGGCCTCGACACCGACACGGAGACCGACCTCCGCGTGGTGGGCTGCGAGCTCATCCAGGCGGCCGGCATCCTGCTCCGCCTGCCGCAG GTGGCTATGGCTACCGGGCAGGTGCTGTTCCAGCGGTTTTTCTACACCAAGTCTTTTGTGAAGCATTCCATGGAG CATGTGTCAATGGCTTGTGTTCACCTGGCCTCCAAAATAGAGGAGGCTCCAAGACGGATCCGGGATGTCATCAATGTGTTTCATCGCCTTCGGcatctgagagagaaaaa GAAACCTGTGCCTCTACTATTGGATCAAGATTATGTTAACTTAAAGAATCAAATTATAAAGGCAGAAAGACGAGTTCTCAAAGAGCTGGGTTTCTGTGTCCACGTGAAGCACCCTCACAAG ATAATCGTTATGTACCTTCAGGTGTTAGAGTGTGAGCGTAACCAGCACCTGGTCCAGACGTCATG GAATTACATGAATGACAGCCTTCGCACAGATGTCTTCGTGAGGTTCCAACCTGAGAGCATCGCCTGTGCCTGCATTTATCTTGCTGCCCGAACACTGGAG ATCCCTTTGCCCAATCGTCCCcattggtttcttttgtttggagcaactgaagaagaaattcaagaaatCTGCTTAAAAATCCTGCAGCTTTATACTCGGAAAAAG GTTGATCTGACACACCTTGAAAGTGAAGTTGAGAAGAGAAGGCACGCCATTGAAGAGGCCAAGGCACAAGCTAAGGGCCTGCTGCCTGCTGGCGCCCAGGTTCTGGACAGCACTTCAGGGTTCTCACCTGCCCCCAAGCTGG CAGAATCCCCCAAAGAAGGTAAAGGAAACAAGCCTTCCCCGCTCTCTGTGAAGAACACCAAGAGGAAAACGGAGGGCGTGAAGAAAGTAAAGGCTGACAGCCCGGTGAATGG CTTGCCAAAGGGGCGAGGGAGTCGAAGTCGGAGTGGGAGTCGTGAGCAGAGCTACTCAAGGTCCCCATCACGATCCGCTTCTCCTAAGAGGAG AAAAAGTGACAGTGGCTCCACATCTGGCGGGTCCAAGTCACAGAGCCGCTCACGGAGCAGGAGTGACTCCCCACCGAGACAGGCGCACAGAGGCGCTCCCTACAAAGGCTCCAAGGTGAGGAGCTACCGGAAGTCTAAGGACTGCAAGTACCCCACCCAGAAGCCACACAAGTCCCGGAGTCGGAGCTCCTCTCGTTCTCGAAGCCGCTCACGGGAGCGGGCAGATAATTCCgggaaatacaagaaaaaaagtcattattatAGAGATCAGCGAAGGGAGCGTTCTCGGTCTTACGAGCGAACAAGCCATCGCTACGAGCGGGATCACCCTGGGCACAGCAGGCATCGGAGGTGA
- the CCNL2 gene encoding cyclin-L2 isoform X5 — protein MEGEGPGPEHLFKEKGCKRTACLRRASQAACSAQSFENYMNDSLRTDVFVRFQPESIACACIYLAARTLEIPLPNRPHWFLLFGATEEEIQEICLKILQLYTRKKVDLTHLESEVEKRRHAIEEAKAQAKGLLPAGAQVLDSTSGFSPAPKLAESPKEGKGNKPSPLSVKNTKRKTEGVKKVKADSPVNGLPKGRGSRSRSGSREQSYSRSPSRSASPKRRKSDSGSTSGGSKSQSRSRSRSDSPPRQAHRGAPYKGSKVRSYRKSKDCKYPTQKPHKSRSRSSSRSRSRSRERADNSGKYKKKSHYYRDQRRERSRSYERTSHRYERDHPGHSRHRR, from the exons ATGGAAGGAGAAGGGCCGGGCCCTGAGCACCTCTTCAAGGAAAAGGGATGCAAGAGGACGGCTTGTCTCAGAAGAGCCTCGCAGGCTGCCTGCTCGGCCCAATCATTTGA GAATTACATGAATGACAGCCTTCGCACAGATGTCTTCGTGAGGTTCCAACCTGAGAGCATCGCCTGTGCCTGCATTTATCTTGCTGCCCGAACACTGGAG ATCCCTTTGCCCAATCGTCCCcattggtttcttttgtttggagcaactgaagaagaaattcaagaaatCTGCTTAAAAATCCTGCAGCTTTATACTCGGAAAAAG GTTGATCTGACACACCTTGAAAGTGAAGTTGAGAAGAGAAGGCACGCCATTGAAGAGGCCAAGGCACAAGCTAAGGGCCTGCTGCCTGCTGGCGCCCAGGTTCTGGACAGCACTTCAGGGTTCTCACCTGCCCCCAAGCTGG CAGAATCCCCCAAAGAAGGTAAAGGAAACAAGCCTTCCCCGCTCTCTGTGAAGAACACCAAGAGGAAAACGGAGGGCGTGAAGAAAGTAAAGGCTGACAGCCCGGTGAATGG CTTGCCAAAGGGGCGAGGGAGTCGAAGTCGGAGTGGGAGTCGTGAGCAGAGCTACTCAAGGTCCCCATCACGATCCGCTTCTCCTAAGAGGAG AAAAAGTGACAGTGGCTCCACATCTGGCGGGTCCAAGTCACAGAGCCGCTCACGGAGCAGGAGTGACTCCCCACCGAGACAGGCGCACAGAGGCGCTCCCTACAAAGGCTCCAAGGTGAGGAGCTACCGGAAGTCTAAGGACTGCAAGTACCCCACCCAGAAGCCACACAAGTCCCGGAGTCGGAGCTCCTCTCGTTCTCGAAGCCGCTCACGGGAGCGGGCAGATAATTCCgggaaatacaagaaaaaaagtcattattatAGAGATCAGCGAAGGGAGCGTTCTCGGTCTTACGAGCGAACAAGCCATCGCTACGAGCGGGATCACCCTGGGCACAGCAGGCATCGGAGGTGA
- the CCNL2 gene encoding cyclin-L2 isoform X4 — MATGQVLFQRFFYTKSFVKHSMEHVSMACVHLASKIEEAPRRIRDVINVFHRLRHLREKKKPVPLLLDQDYVNLKNQIIKAERRVLKELGFCVHVKHPHKIIVMYLQVLECERNQHLVQTSWNYMNDSLRTDVFVRFQPESIACACIYLAARTLEIPLPNRPHWFLLFGATEEEIQEICLKILQLYTRKKVDLTHLESEVEKRRHAIEEAKAQAKGLLPAGAQVLDSTSGFSPAPKLAESPKEGKGNKPSPLSVKNTKRKTEGVKKVKADSPVNGLPKGRGSRSRSGSREQSYSRSPSRSASPKRRKSDSGSTSGGSKSQSRSRSRSDSPPRQAHRGAPYKGSKVRSYRKSKDCKYPTQKPHKSRSRSSSRSRSRSRERADNSGKYKKKSHYYRDQRRERSRSYERTSHRYERDHPGHSRHRR, encoded by the exons ATGGCTACCGGGCAGGTGCTGTTCCAGCGGTTTTTCTACACCAAGTCTTTTGTGAAGCATTCCATGGAG CATGTGTCAATGGCTTGTGTTCACCTGGCCTCCAAAATAGAGGAGGCTCCAAGACGGATCCGGGATGTCATCAATGTGTTTCATCGCCTTCGGcatctgagagagaaaaa GAAACCTGTGCCTCTACTATTGGATCAAGATTATGTTAACTTAAAGAATCAAATTATAAAGGCAGAAAGACGAGTTCTCAAAGAGCTGGGTTTCTGTGTCCACGTGAAGCACCCTCACAAG ATAATCGTTATGTACCTTCAGGTGTTAGAGTGTGAGCGTAACCAGCACCTGGTCCAGACGTCATG GAATTACATGAATGACAGCCTTCGCACAGATGTCTTCGTGAGGTTCCAACCTGAGAGCATCGCCTGTGCCTGCATTTATCTTGCTGCCCGAACACTGGAG ATCCCTTTGCCCAATCGTCCCcattggtttcttttgtttggagcaactgaagaagaaattcaagaaatCTGCTTAAAAATCCTGCAGCTTTATACTCGGAAAAAG GTTGATCTGACACACCTTGAAAGTGAAGTTGAGAAGAGAAGGCACGCCATTGAAGAGGCCAAGGCACAAGCTAAGGGCCTGCTGCCTGCTGGCGCCCAGGTTCTGGACAGCACTTCAGGGTTCTCACCTGCCCCCAAGCTGG CAGAATCCCCCAAAGAAGGTAAAGGAAACAAGCCTTCCCCGCTCTCTGTGAAGAACACCAAGAGGAAAACGGAGGGCGTGAAGAAAGTAAAGGCTGACAGCCCGGTGAATGG CTTGCCAAAGGGGCGAGGGAGTCGAAGTCGGAGTGGGAGTCGTGAGCAGAGCTACTCAAGGTCCCCATCACGATCCGCTTCTCCTAAGAGGAG AAAAAGTGACAGTGGCTCCACATCTGGCGGGTCCAAGTCACAGAGCCGCTCACGGAGCAGGAGTGACTCCCCACCGAGACAGGCGCACAGAGGCGCTCCCTACAAAGGCTCCAAGGTGAGGAGCTACCGGAAGTCTAAGGACTGCAAGTACCCCACCCAGAAGCCACACAAGTCCCGGAGTCGGAGCTCCTCTCGTTCTCGAAGCCGCTCACGGGAGCGGGCAGATAATTCCgggaaatacaagaaaaaaagtcattattatAGAGATCAGCGAAGGGAGCGTTCTCGGTCTTACGAGCGAACAAGCCATCGCTACGAGCGGGATCACCCTGGGCACAGCAGGCATCGGAGGTGA